Proteins co-encoded in one Rhodococcus sp. PAMC28707 genomic window:
- a CDS encoding alpha/beta hydrolase gives MTTWVPDVLGDGYEQTTIPLGADPDGEGQVEATLVRYQPADTPSFDRAVIYVHGFTDYFFQQHLAEHFAAKGYAFYALDLRKCGRSLRAGQTPHFVTDLAFYDDELNEALSLVRREPSGKSVLLLAHSTGGLILPLWLDRLNRQDGGTTGLGIDGVILNSPWFDLQGPAAVRSVGTTAIGLIGKVKAKTALPGMGLDTYGLSLAASEHGEWDYNLDWKPLSGFPITFGWIRAIRHGHAKLHRGLDIGIPSLILRSKVTHFSRKYSSEIDAADAVLDVRQIARWAGCLGDRTTIVPIEGARHDVFLSQDVPRARAFDEVDEWLEWLHRSEHIERDSGRNHNELGTIS, from the coding sequence GTGACTACCTGGGTACCCGATGTCCTCGGCGACGGCTACGAGCAGACGACCATTCCCCTCGGTGCAGATCCGGACGGTGAAGGCCAGGTCGAGGCGACTCTCGTTCGGTACCAACCGGCAGATACACCGTCTTTCGACCGAGCGGTAATCTACGTTCACGGCTTCACCGACTACTTCTTTCAACAGCACCTGGCCGAACATTTCGCAGCCAAAGGCTATGCGTTCTACGCGCTGGACCTGAGGAAGTGCGGAAGATCTCTGCGTGCAGGCCAGACACCGCACTTCGTGACCGATCTCGCGTTCTACGACGACGAGTTGAACGAAGCGCTCTCGCTGGTTCGCAGGGAGCCGAGCGGTAAGTCGGTGTTGCTCCTCGCTCATTCCACGGGCGGGCTGATTCTTCCTTTGTGGCTCGATCGCCTGAACCGTCAGGACGGCGGCACCACCGGCCTCGGTATCGACGGTGTCATCCTGAACAGCCCTTGGTTCGACCTTCAGGGCCCCGCAGCGGTTCGTAGCGTCGGCACAACCGCAATCGGCCTCATCGGCAAGGTCAAAGCCAAGACGGCGTTGCCCGGTATGGGTCTGGACACCTATGGCCTCTCGCTTGCTGCCTCCGAGCACGGCGAGTGGGATTACAACCTCGACTGGAAGCCACTGTCCGGCTTCCCCATCACCTTCGGCTGGATCCGCGCGATTCGTCACGGGCATGCAAAGCTGCATCGAGGTCTCGACATCGGCATTCCTTCGCTGATTCTGCGGTCGAAAGTGACGCACTTCTCCCGCAAGTACAGTTCCGAGATCGACGCTGCCGATGCGGTGCTCGATGTTCGTCAAATCGCGCGCTGGGCAGGCTGCCTGGGCGATCGTACGACGATCGTCCCCATCGAGGGCGCCCGCCACGACGTCTTTCTTTCACAGGACGTACCGCGGGCCCGGGCATTCGACGAGGTAGACGAGTGGCTCGAGTGGTTGCATCGAAGTGAGCACATCGAACGAGATTCCGGACGAAACCACAACGAACTAGGGACAATTTCGTGA
- a CDS encoding GNAT family N-acetyltransferase, with the protein MTTQAAALKRSWALDLSNKTMYDLLKLRVEVFVVEQACAYPELDGRDLLTETRHFWLERDGEVVCTLRLLEEHDNGEKAFRIGRLCTQRSARGQGHTTRILRAALAEVGSSPCRMNAQSYLVDMYSKHGFLPDGEEVLEDGIPHTPMRRGGGTPWGEASGGNNVERR; encoded by the coding sequence ATGACTACGCAAGCTGCTGCCCTCAAGCGCTCCTGGGCTTTGGACCTGTCCAACAAGACCATGTACGACCTGTTGAAGCTGCGTGTCGAGGTTTTCGTCGTAGAGCAGGCGTGCGCCTACCCCGAACTCGACGGTCGAGATCTGCTCACCGAAACGAGGCATTTCTGGCTCGAACGCGACGGCGAAGTGGTGTGCACACTGCGTCTGCTCGAGGAGCACGACAACGGAGAGAAGGCCTTCCGCATCGGGCGGCTGTGCACGCAGCGGTCGGCGCGAGGGCAGGGGCACACCACGCGTATTCTGCGTGCTGCCCTTGCCGAGGTCGGATCCTCTCCGTGTCGTATGAATGCACAGAGCTACTTGGTGGACATGTACTCGAAGCACGGGTTTCTGCCCGATGGTGAGGAAGTTCTCGAAGACGGGATTCCGCACACGCCCATGCGTCGGGGCGGCGGAACTCCTTGGGGCGAGGCGTCGGGCGGCAATAACGTCGAACGACGGTAG
- the mqo gene encoding malate dehydrogenase (quinone), which yields MSNEQRSNQEQVKRVKTDVVLVGAGIMSATLGALLRQLEPDWSIDVYERLDAAAAESSDAWNNAGTGHSALCELNYTPQNKDGSVDIAKALNVNEQFQVSRQFWAHSLENGILSDAKNFINPIPHVSFVHGEDNTKYLKARYDALASNPLFEGMEYIDSPDEFTRRLPLMGAGRDFSDPVALNWSDNGTDVDFGALTRQLLNYLSGAGATVHFGNDVRNISKQSDGTWDVKVANLRTGFKKTVNAKFVFVGAGGGALHLLQKSGISEIKGFGGFPVSGEWLRCTNPELIAQHSAKVYGKASVGAPPMSVPHLDTRVIGGKPGLLFGPYAGWSPKFLKEGKLTDLPSSVKPGNLMSMLGVGVTELGLVKYLLSELSQSQADRVDTLREFAPKVLDKDWEIVTAGQRVQVIRKKGRGGVLEFGTAVINAADGTIAGLLGASPGASTAVPAMLDVLQRCFGDRYEAWQPKLKEMVPSLGVKLAEDRSLFREIFDWTSRALELDESSQLAQHTGV from the coding sequence GTGTCAAATGAACAGCGCTCCAATCAAGAGCAGGTCAAGCGAGTGAAGACCGATGTGGTCCTCGTCGGCGCCGGAATCATGAGCGCAACTCTCGGGGCACTGCTTCGGCAGTTGGAGCCCGATTGGTCGATCGATGTGTACGAGCGACTCGACGCCGCTGCCGCCGAAAGCAGTGACGCGTGGAACAACGCCGGCACCGGCCACTCCGCGCTGTGTGAGCTCAATTACACGCCGCAGAACAAGGACGGTTCTGTCGACATCGCCAAGGCGCTCAACGTCAACGAGCAGTTTCAGGTTTCCCGTCAGTTCTGGGCGCACAGCCTGGAAAATGGCATACTGAGCGACGCGAAGAACTTCATCAACCCGATCCCGCACGTGAGCTTCGTTCATGGTGAGGACAACACCAAGTACCTGAAGGCTCGATACGACGCCCTGGCCTCGAATCCGCTGTTCGAAGGTATGGAATACATCGACAGTCCGGACGAGTTCACGCGTCGACTTCCGCTGATGGGTGCGGGCCGGGACTTCTCCGATCCCGTCGCTCTCAACTGGAGCGACAACGGAACGGACGTCGACTTCGGTGCGCTCACTCGCCAACTGTTGAACTACCTCTCCGGGGCCGGCGCCACCGTGCATTTCGGAAACGACGTGCGCAACATCTCTAAGCAGTCGGACGGAACTTGGGACGTCAAGGTGGCAAACCTTCGCACCGGGTTCAAGAAGACGGTCAACGCCAAGTTCGTGTTCGTCGGCGCGGGTGGCGGCGCGTTGCACCTGCTCCAGAAGTCGGGCATCAGCGAGATCAAAGGCTTCGGAGGGTTTCCGGTCAGTGGTGAGTGGCTGCGCTGCACCAACCCCGAGCTCATCGCGCAGCACTCGGCCAAGGTGTATGGCAAGGCATCGGTCGGTGCGCCTCCTATGTCGGTGCCACACCTCGATACTCGTGTCATCGGGGGCAAGCCCGGTTTGCTCTTCGGTCCGTACGCCGGATGGTCGCCGAAGTTCCTCAAGGAAGGAAAGCTGACCGATCTACCTTCGTCGGTCAAGCCGGGGAACTTGATGTCGATGCTCGGAGTGGGCGTCACCGAGCTCGGACTGGTGAAGTACCTTCTGAGCGAACTGTCTCAGTCGCAGGCCGATCGCGTGGATACGCTGCGCGAATTCGCACCCAAGGTCCTCGACAAGGACTGGGAGATCGTCACCGCAGGCCAGCGGGTTCAGGTCATTCGAAAGAAGGGCCGCGGCGGAGTTCTCGAATTCGGCACCGCTGTGATCAACGCTGCAGACGGAACGATCGCGGGCCTGCTCGGTGCGTCGCCGGGTGCTTCCACTGCGGTTCCGGCGATGCTCGATGTGTTGCAGCGTTGCTTCGGCGACCGCTACGAGGCGTGGCAGCCCAAGCTCAAGGAAATGGTGCCCTCGCTCGGGGTCAAATTGGCCGAGGATCGTTCGCTGTTCCGCGAAATATTCGACTGGACCTCGCGTGCGCTCGAGCTGGACGAGTCTTCCCAACTCGCACAGCACACCGGCGTGTGA